The following coding sequences lie in one Methanopyrus sp. SNP6 genomic window:
- a CDS encoding 50S ribosomal protein L37ae produces MGRTKKVGPAGRFGPRYGMRIRRRVAEIESVQRQKHECPVCHKRAVKRVGTGIWRCTKCGAEFTGGAYYPETEAQRIVRRAIRKALEEK; encoded by the coding sequence GTGGGTCGCACGAAGAAGGTCGGTCCAGCGGGACGTTTCGGACCCAGGTACGGAATGCGGATCCGACGTCGTGTCGCGGAGATCGAATCGGTCCAGCGACAGAAACACGAGTGTCCCGTATGTCACAAGCGGGCCGTGAAGAGGGTTGGTACCGGTATTTGGAGGTGCACTAAGTGCGGTGCGGAGTTTACAGGAGGAGCCTACTATCCCGAGACTGAAGCCCAGAGGATCGTCAGGCGCGCTATTCGGAAGGCGTTGGAGGAGAAGTGA
- the rrp42 gene encoding exosome complex protein Rrp42 — protein sequence MDLDLLARIKRHEVLAAIKAGERIDGRDFEEFRPIEVRAGVISKANGSALVRLGNTQLVVGVKLEVGRPYPDSPNEGALAVNAELVPLADPSFEPGPPDENAIELSRVVDRGIRESEMIDLKELCIKEGEHCWVTFVDIHILDHDGNLFDASMIGSVSALSITEVPKAKVMDDEVKVIEENTEPLAINDFPISVTIARVGEYLLVDPCLEEEIIMDTRLTVTVTESGEVCAVQKGEFGDLPEHLLEDAIDLATKKAEEVRRTVKAQL from the coding sequence GTGGACCTAGACCTGCTGGCCCGTATCAAACGTCATGAGGTACTTGCCGCTATAAAGGCCGGAGAAAGGATCGACGGGCGTGATTTCGAAGAGTTTCGTCCTATCGAGGTGCGTGCTGGAGTCATCTCCAAAGCGAACGGGTCGGCCTTGGTCCGCCTCGGGAACACCCAGCTGGTCGTCGGTGTGAAGCTGGAAGTGGGTCGCCCTTACCCCGATTCACCTAACGAAGGTGCCTTGGCGGTCAACGCGGAACTCGTCCCGCTCGCCGATCCATCTTTCGAACCAGGTCCTCCAGATGAAAACGCGATCGAGCTCTCTCGTGTCGTGGATAGGGGAATCCGTGAGTCCGAGATGATAGACCTTAAGGAGCTCTGTATAAAGGAAGGTGAGCACTGCTGGGTGACTTTCGTAGACATCCACATACTGGACCACGACGGGAACTTGTTCGACGCCTCCATGATCGGTTCGGTTTCCGCACTCTCCATCACCGAGGTACCGAAAGCCAAAGTCATGGACGACGAGGTTAAAGTTATAGAGGAAAACACCGAACCGCTCGCTATCAACGACTTTCCCATCTCCGTTACTATCGCTAGAGTTGGTGAGTACTTGCTCGTCGACCCCTGTCTCGAGGAAGAGATCATCATGGACACCAGGCTAACGGTAACCGTCACTGAAAGTGGAGAAGTCTGCGCGGTTCAGAAGGGAGAGTTTGGGGATCTTCCTGAACATCTACTGGAGGACGCCATTGACTTAGCCACAAAGAAGGCGGAAGAAGTCCGACGTACCGTCAAGGCTCAACTGTAA
- the rrp41 gene encoding exosome complex exonuclease Rrp41, giving the protein MEERPERLISEDGLRLDGRKPDEMRPLKIQAGVLKRADGSAYLELGANKIVAAVYGPRELHPRHKQKPDRAVVRFRYNMAPFSVDERKQPGPDRRSIEISKLSKEALEPAIFTEYYPRTAIDIFVEVLQADAGTRCAGISAASVALADAGIEMRDLVAACAAGKVEGKVVLDPMYYEDGYGEADVPLAMMPKEGKITLLQMDGDMTPEEFKQAVKLAKKGCKIVYKEQRRALKEKYGGD; this is encoded by the coding sequence ATGGAGGAGAGGCCAGAGCGGTTGATCTCGGAGGACGGCCTGAGGCTGGACGGTCGCAAACCCGATGAGATGCGTCCGCTGAAGATTCAAGCCGGAGTACTGAAGCGGGCTGATGGCTCGGCTTACTTGGAGTTAGGTGCCAACAAGATAGTAGCCGCGGTATACGGGCCCCGAGAGCTCCATCCCAGGCATAAGCAGAAACCTGACCGTGCTGTCGTCAGGTTCCGGTACAACATGGCCCCGTTTTCTGTGGACGAAAGGAAGCAGCCTGGTCCGGACAGACGATCTATCGAGATCTCCAAGCTGTCTAAGGAGGCCCTGGAGCCGGCAATCTTCACCGAATACTATCCGCGAACGGCCATCGACATATTCGTCGAGGTCCTTCAGGCAGACGCGGGGACACGGTGTGCCGGTATCAGTGCGGCTTCAGTCGCCTTAGCGGATGCTGGGATCGAGATGCGCGATCTGGTGGCGGCGTGTGCGGCTGGGAAAGTCGAAGGGAAAGTAGTGCTGGATCCCATGTACTACGAAGACGGATACGGGGAAGCTGACGTCCCGCTCGCCATGATGCCGAAAGAGGGCAAGATCACGCTGCTCCAAATGGACGGTGATATGACACCTGAAGAGTTCAAACAGGCGGTGAAGCTGGCCAAGAAAGGGTGCAAGATAGTGTACAAAGAGCAGCGCAGGGCGTTGAAGGAGAAATACGGGGGAGACTGA
- the rrp4 gene encoding exosome complex RNA-binding protein Rrp4, translated as MPEFELYVEDRQVVTPGELLARGQVIASEGTYTRGDEVYSKVTGLVDIDGRRIRVIPLAGPYRPSPGDLVVGIVEEVKFSSWLIDVRAPLPAILHVSNALDEEVDLIETDLSRYYRPGDVITAVVREVDPVQRVELSLLEDDAPTRLGRLQGGRVVEIDPVKVPRVIGRKGSMIRVIKRVLGCDIIVGANGRIYVRAREEPKKERELLAVRAIREIERRSHLRGLTDWLKANLKRLSRW; from the coding sequence GTGCCCGAGTTCGAGCTGTACGTCGAGGACCGTCAGGTCGTCACTCCCGGTGAGTTGTTGGCTAGAGGACAGGTGATCGCGAGCGAGGGGACGTACACCAGAGGGGACGAAGTCTACTCTAAAGTCACCGGGCTCGTCGACATCGACGGCCGTAGGATCAGAGTGATACCGCTGGCCGGCCCATACAGGCCCTCTCCGGGCGATCTCGTCGTTGGGATCGTGGAGGAGGTGAAGTTCTCAAGCTGGCTCATCGACGTTCGTGCGCCTCTTCCGGCGATACTTCACGTGTCGAACGCTCTTGATGAAGAAGTCGATCTCATTGAAACCGACCTTTCCAGGTACTACCGTCCGGGAGATGTCATAACGGCTGTCGTTCGAGAGGTGGACCCGGTACAACGCGTGGAACTGTCTCTACTAGAAGACGATGCTCCGACGAGGCTCGGTCGACTTCAGGGTGGTCGGGTCGTAGAGATAGATCCCGTGAAGGTCCCCAGGGTTATCGGACGTAAAGGTTCCATGATCAGGGTGATCAAGCGCGTTCTCGGCTGTGACATCATCGTGGGTGCCAATGGGCGGATATACGTGCGTGCTCGGGAGGAACCGAAGAAAGAACGAGAGCTCCTCGCCGTACGAGCTATCCGCGAGATCGAGCGTCGATCGCATCTCCGTGGTCTTACCGACTGGTTGAAAGCGAATCTAAAACGACTCTCACGGTGGTGA
- a CDS encoding M42 family metallopeptidase, whose amino-acid sequence MVTVETLAEHLRELIGRVAPPGWEDEVREYVEDTLEKYCDDVHVDTLGNVVGTIEGSEYEVMVAAHMDEVGFIVKSIDKNGFIRFAKLGGIDDRILPGSRVIIVNSEGEKVPGVVGTKPPHIQEPKERRKVPEHKDLFIDIGASDREEAEELVSVGDVGVLAGEFVELVGSRVNGRGLDDKIGVAVLLALAERLSDLDGDHPTFYLVGTVQEEVGLKGAKTSAFEVYPDGAVVLDTAVAGDVPGLKRTELKLGKGPAITVVDASGRGLITHPKVRKLLIDTAEELDIPYQLEVGEGGTTDATAIHLTRGGVPTGVVGIPTRYLHSPAEVLDLEDAKHALELVTEVVQRFPDYVPR is encoded by the coding sequence ATGGTAACCGTCGAAACCCTCGCGGAACACCTACGCGAGCTTATCGGCCGTGTGGCTCCGCCGGGCTGGGAGGACGAGGTCCGCGAGTACGTGGAGGATACGCTGGAGAAATACTGTGACGACGTCCATGTGGATACCCTGGGGAACGTGGTCGGTACTATCGAAGGCTCCGAGTACGAGGTGATGGTAGCCGCCCACATGGACGAAGTAGGTTTCATCGTCAAATCCATCGACAAGAACGGGTTCATACGGTTCGCGAAGCTCGGCGGTATCGATGACAGGATCCTACCGGGCTCACGCGTGATCATCGTGAACTCCGAGGGCGAGAAGGTGCCGGGGGTAGTCGGAACTAAGCCTCCGCACATCCAGGAGCCGAAGGAGCGGCGGAAGGTACCCGAGCACAAGGACTTGTTCATAGATATCGGCGCCTCAGACCGTGAGGAGGCTGAGGAACTCGTGAGCGTGGGTGATGTCGGTGTCCTAGCCGGAGAGTTCGTGGAACTGGTAGGGTCGAGAGTAAACGGTCGAGGTCTCGACGATAAGATTGGCGTCGCCGTCCTTCTCGCTCTGGCCGAGCGTCTCTCCGACCTCGACGGAGATCACCCCACGTTTTACCTGGTGGGGACAGTTCAGGAGGAGGTGGGTCTGAAGGGGGCCAAAACGTCCGCCTTTGAGGTCTATCCAGACGGTGCTGTAGTTCTGGACACCGCCGTAGCTGGTGACGTGCCGGGATTGAAGAGGACGGAGCTAAAGCTTGGGAAGGGACCGGCGATCACGGTAGTCGACGCGAGTGGTCGAGGTCTAATCACTCACCCTAAGGTGAGAAAGCTACTGATAGATACCGCGGAAGAGCTGGACATCCCATACCAGCTCGAAGTGGGCGAGGGAGGCACCACCGACGCGACGGCTATTCACCTGACCAGAGGTGGCGTCCCGACGGGTGTGGTGGGAATCCCGACCAGGTACCTACACTCACCGGCGGAGGTGCTGGATCTCGAGGATGCGAAACACGCCCTCGAGCTCGTAACTGAGGTCGTGCAAAGGTTCCCGGATTACGTACCGAGGTGA
- a CDS encoding ribosome assembly factor SBDS gives MARVSLEDAVVARLEKGGERFEVLVDPEGARKLREGEDVDVEEILAVEQVFRDARKGERASEQAMEELFGTSDPIKVAEIVIKEGEIQLTAEQRRKMQEEVKRKIVHIIARRAVDPRTGAPHPPERIERAMEETGVHIDPMKGAEEQVKDVIKQLRPVLPMKFEEVKVAIRIPAKYTGQAMGIVREFGDIEREEWQYDGAWVAVVRLPAGLQDEFFEKLNEITKGDFESKILERESVEGP, from the coding sequence ATGGCCAGAGTCAGTCTGGAAGACGCCGTTGTAGCACGTCTGGAGAAGGGAGGCGAACGATTCGAGGTGCTCGTCGATCCCGAAGGGGCCCGTAAACTCCGGGAAGGTGAAGACGTGGACGTCGAGGAGATATTGGCCGTGGAACAAGTCTTTCGCGATGCCAGGAAAGGTGAGAGGGCCTCAGAGCAAGCGATGGAGGAACTTTTCGGCACTTCCGACCCCATTAAGGTCGCGGAAATCGTGATCAAGGAGGGAGAAATACAGCTAACCGCGGAACAACGAAGGAAAATGCAGGAAGAAGTTAAACGGAAAATCGTCCACATAATCGCCCGCCGCGCGGTGGATCCCAGAACGGGGGCTCCGCATCCTCCTGAGCGAATCGAACGTGCCATGGAGGAGACCGGTGTTCACATCGATCCTATGAAGGGTGCTGAGGAGCAGGTAAAGGACGTCATCAAGCAGTTGCGTCCGGTCCTGCCGATGAAGTTCGAGGAAGTGAAAGTGGCCATCCGTATCCCCGCGAAGTACACCGGACAGGCTATGGGTATCGTGCGCGAGTTCGGTGATATCGAGCGGGAGGAGTGGCAGTACGACGGTGCTTGGGTAGCCGTAGTACGATTACCGGCTGGGTTGCAGGACGAGTTCTTCGAGAAGCTTAACGAGATCACTAAGGGAGATTTCGAGAGCAAGATCCTGGAAAGGGAGAGTGTGGAGGGTCCCTGA
- the psmA gene encoding archaeal proteasome endopeptidase complex subunit alpha, with product MQPAQTAYDRAITVFSPDGRLFQVEYAREAVKRGTTALGIKVEEGVVLGVDKRVTSKLIEPESIEKVYQIDTHIGAATAGLVADARVLVERARIEAQTYRYTYGEPIDVDVLVKAICDLKQVYTQHGGVRPFGTALLIAGVDRKGCRLFETDPSGALTEHKATAIGEGRQEALDVFEEEYREDMTIREAVKLAVRALYEASREETTADNLEIAVVDEQGFRKLEREKIEEMFERAVGSEKDEGE from the coding sequence GTGCAACCTGCTCAGACGGCGTATGACCGGGCTATCACCGTCTTCAGCCCGGACGGCCGACTGTTCCAGGTTGAGTACGCGCGCGAGGCCGTCAAGCGCGGTACTACGGCTTTAGGGATTAAAGTGGAAGAAGGCGTCGTCCTTGGGGTCGATAAGCGTGTCACCTCCAAGCTGATCGAGCCCGAGTCCATAGAGAAAGTCTACCAGATCGACACTCACATCGGAGCAGCTACGGCGGGACTCGTCGCGGACGCTCGCGTGTTAGTCGAGCGTGCCAGGATCGAGGCACAGACGTATCGGTACACTTACGGTGAGCCGATCGATGTAGACGTGCTCGTGAAGGCTATCTGCGACCTCAAGCAGGTGTACACGCAGCATGGAGGAGTTCGACCCTTCGGAACCGCGCTTTTGATCGCCGGTGTAGATAGGAAGGGATGTCGCCTGTTCGAAACCGATCCCAGCGGTGCTCTGACGGAGCACAAAGCCACGGCGATCGGTGAAGGTCGCCAGGAAGCGCTCGACGTGTTCGAGGAGGAATACCGGGAGGACATGACCATCCGAGAGGCCGTCAAGCTCGCGGTGCGGGCGCTGTACGAAGCCTCACGGGAGGAGACCACCGCCGACAACCTCGAGATCGCCGTCGTCGACGAACAAGGATTCCGGAAGCTTGAGCGGGAGAAAATCGAGGAGATGTTTGAACGTGCAGTCGGTTCGGAGAAAGACGAGGGTGAGTAA
- a CDS encoding Rpp14/Pop5 family protein codes for MRVRLSSALRPRWRYVTFKVWSERVEVLDFEGMKDLVVRALLSVLGPTGTGRIGPWLVRSYRDLNAGILRVRRGQEEEARAALSLYRRDPELGRVFIEVLGTSGTIKGAERYLSRVPKCDRERVGNREFVLYENGEIDVVEDGRVVAFASFERPLPEENRG; via the coding sequence ATGCGTGTGCGTCTGTCCTCCGCACTCCGCCCCAGATGGCGTTATGTAACGTTTAAGGTATGGTCGGAGCGCGTCGAAGTGCTGGATTTCGAGGGGATGAAGGACCTCGTCGTTCGAGCTCTACTTTCGGTGTTGGGGCCTACGGGAACCGGCCGGATCGGACCATGGTTAGTGCGTAGTTACCGTGATCTTAACGCGGGCATCCTGAGGGTGCGACGGGGTCAAGAGGAGGAGGCACGCGCGGCATTATCATTATACCGTCGGGATCCGGAGCTCGGTCGTGTTTTCATCGAGGTTCTCGGTACCTCCGGAACGATTAAAGGGGCGGAACGGTACCTCTCTCGAGTCCCGAAATGTGACCGTGAGCGGGTGGGGAACCGCGAGTTCGTGTTGTACGAGAACGGTGAAATCGACGTCGTGGAGGATGGTCGTGTAGTTGCGTTCGCCAGCTTCGAACGTCCACTGCCTGAAGAGAATCGGGGGTAG
- a CDS encoding RNase P subunit p30 family protein, with the protein MRVSENFALRVHVDEVDPLRMALAVERLDYEIAVLCLELEAEHLNIDDLRWLIEEIRDIREHVESVLVLPGCKLEAESAETLRRAIRRTRPLVYLLAVGGGDPKINRTAVSDTRVDLLSHPERGNPHAGLGKYEIELAREKWTYVEIDLSRLLRREGERLAWQVSRIRDLLRLRRRKRFPTVVALGARDPLELIRPKQVEDVLKLLGFEDIEVKEMFVEAPREILRWNTACKHVFTVPGVASLG; encoded by the coding sequence TTGAGGGTTTCCGAGAACTTCGCCCTTCGAGTTCACGTCGACGAGGTAGATCCCCTGAGGATGGCTCTGGCCGTCGAGCGTTTGGACTACGAGATCGCCGTCCTCTGTCTGGAACTGGAAGCGGAACATCTGAATATTGACGATTTGAGGTGGCTCATCGAGGAAATCCGGGACATCCGTGAACACGTTGAGAGCGTGCTCGTCCTACCTGGCTGCAAACTAGAGGCGGAGTCCGCGGAGACTCTCCGTAGAGCGATCCGCCGAACACGACCCCTCGTGTACTTGCTCGCCGTCGGCGGCGGCGATCCTAAAATCAATCGAACTGCTGTTTCCGATACTAGGGTTGATCTACTATCACATCCAGAGCGCGGTAACCCCCACGCTGGTTTAGGCAAGTATGAGATCGAGCTAGCACGGGAGAAGTGGACCTACGTGGAGATCGATCTATCGAGACTGCTCCGACGGGAGGGCGAGCGACTCGCGTGGCAGGTCTCTCGAATTCGTGACCTCTTACGCTTGCGCCGCAGGAAACGGTTTCCGACTGTCGTGGCGCTGGGTGCACGTGATCCACTGGAATTGATCAGGCCGAAGCAGGTGGAGGATGTCTTGAAACTTCTGGGGTTTGAAGATATCGAGGTGAAGGAGATGTTTGTCGAGGCTCCCAGGGAAATCCTCCGGTGGAACACGGCGTGTAAGCATGTTTTCACGGTGCCCGGCGTCGCCTCACTGGGGTGA
- a CDS encoding RNA-binding domain-containing protein, with amino-acid sequence MTLPVNSISARVIAHATEDEVKVLEALANVLGGVLEEEDVEPETFYAEGHHGNPITIFQVKIDRPRYIERVLEHWRENIPAEERRRVWSDIERRVDDKGNLYLRFDKQSAYKGELRISDADDVVRVKVNLESYPASREGGIKTLERLGIFSDD; translated from the coding sequence TTGACTCTCCCCGTCAACAGTATCTCAGCCCGCGTGATCGCTCACGCTACTGAGGATGAGGTGAAAGTTCTCGAGGCGTTGGCGAACGTATTAGGTGGTGTTCTCGAGGAGGAAGACGTCGAGCCCGAGACGTTCTACGCGGAGGGACACCACGGGAACCCGATCACCATATTTCAAGTCAAGATCGACAGGCCGAGGTACATCGAGCGAGTCCTGGAACACTGGCGTGAGAACATACCAGCGGAGGAGCGGAGGCGCGTGTGGAGTGACATAGAGCGGCGAGTAGATGACAAGGGCAATCTCTACCTGCGCTTCGACAAGCAGAGCGCCTACAAGGGGGAGCTGCGGATATCGGACGCAGACGATGTGGTCAGGGTGAAAGTCAACCTGGAGAGCTACCCTGCGAGCCGCGAGGGGGGCATAAAGACGCTAGAGCGGCTCGGTATCTTCTCCGACGATTGA
- a CDS encoding 50S ribosomal protein L15e yields the protein MSMYKYQREAWKRPNDSYVGELLKERLPKWRKGPSVQRIKRPTRIERARRLGYRAKPGYVVVRVRVPKGGRRKSRPRKGRRPKRMGKNKFSPGKSKQWIAEERAQRKYPNLEVLNSYWVGEDGQYKYYEVIMVDPYHPQIKSDHRINWICQKSQKGRVFRGKTGAGKKARGLRKRGKGAEKVRPSLRAHRRRGK from the coding sequence GTGTCGATGTACAAGTACCAGCGGGAGGCGTGGAAGCGACCCAATGACTCTTACGTTGGAGAGCTGCTGAAAGAGCGTCTCCCGAAGTGGCGTAAGGGACCGTCGGTCCAGCGTATTAAGCGTCCGACGAGAATCGAGCGAGCACGTCGTCTAGGGTACCGCGCTAAGCCCGGCTACGTGGTAGTTCGCGTACGCGTACCCAAGGGAGGTCGTCGCAAGTCGAGACCGAGGAAGGGTCGTCGCCCCAAGCGTATGGGTAAGAATAAGTTCTCGCCGGGCAAGAGCAAGCAGTGGATAGCCGAGGAGCGCGCCCAGCGTAAGTACCCGAATCTGGAAGTGCTCAACTCCTACTGGGTCGGTGAGGATGGTCAGTACAAGTACTATGAGGTGATCATGGTGGACCCGTATCACCCGCAGATCAAGAGTGACCACCGCATTAACTGGATCTGTCAGAAGTCCCAGAAAGGACGCGTGTTCCGTGGTAAGACCGGGGCGGGCAAGAAGGCTCGAGGACTGCGGAAGCGCGGTAAGGGTGCCGAGAAAGTCAGGCCGAGCCTCCGAGCCCACAGGAGGCGCGGTAAGTGA
- a CDS encoding 3'-5' exoribonuclease YhaM family protein codes for MRTEELKLKLKELVESIEDEGLRELVMKVLEEGFAHEEVPDPEPVEEVPASRRQHHSYPGGLLEHTVATTKLALAMAEVFEEIYGVEVDRDLVIAAAILHDLGKATSYEQREERYKISDFGRRLDHLTLIAAELYARGAPVELIHAVAAHHGRGSPIPPNTPEALIVHLADRSDAEFATEVIKAARNVVRARLRELGMEPTDELVEEVLRRVGPSEIFLTRVREGRDAVRQLVAEILEEIEEGPSSYASTRG; via the coding sequence TTGAGAACCGAGGAGTTGAAACTGAAGTTGAAGGAGCTCGTCGAAAGTATCGAAGACGAGGGACTGCGAGAACTCGTTATGAAGGTTTTGGAAGAAGGGTTCGCCCACGAGGAAGTACCCGATCCCGAGCCCGTTGAGGAGGTTCCGGCCAGCCGCAGACAACATCACTCTTACCCAGGGGGGTTGCTCGAACACACAGTAGCGACGACTAAACTCGCCCTCGCGATGGCTGAGGTGTTCGAGGAAATTTACGGGGTGGAGGTGGACCGTGACCTCGTGATCGCGGCCGCGATACTTCACGACTTGGGCAAGGCAACATCCTACGAGCAGCGCGAGGAACGGTATAAGATCTCCGACTTCGGACGTCGATTGGACCACCTCACACTGATCGCGGCGGAGTTGTACGCTCGAGGTGCACCGGTGGAACTCATCCACGCGGTGGCCGCACATCACGGCCGCGGATCTCCGATACCTCCGAACACACCTGAAGCTCTCATCGTGCACCTGGCGGACCGGTCCGATGCCGAGTTCGCCACCGAAGTGATCAAAGCCGCCCGTAACGTGGTCAGGGCTCGGCTGAGGGAGCTCGGCATGGAGCCTACTGACGAGCTCGTCGAAGAGGTCCTAAGGCGCGTCGGGCCCTCCGAGATCTTCCTCACCAGGGTTCGAGAGGGGCGAGACGCCGTCAGACAGCTGGTGGCCGAGATCCTCGAGGAGATCGAGGAGGGTCCATCCTCATATGCGTCAACCCGTGGATGA